The following is a genomic window from Polaribacter atrinae.
AGAACTACTTCACACAGAAAGGCAATGTTAGCTAATATGACATGTTCTTTAATAGAACATAAACGTATTAACACTACAGTGGCTAAAGCAAAAGCATTAAGAGTTTTTGCAGAACCATTAATAACAAAGTCTAAAAGTGATACTACTCACAACAGACGTGTTGTATTTTCTCACTTACGTGATAAATATGCAGTTACAGAGTTATTTAAAGAAATTTCTGTAAAAGTAGCAGATAGACCAGGAGGTTATCTTCGTATTATTAAGTTAGGAAATCGTCAAGGGGATAATGCTCCTATGGCAATGGTAGAATTAGTTGATTACAACGAAATTTACAATCCTAATGGTAAAAAAGCTAAGAAAACTACACGTAGAGGAAGAAGCAAAAAAGCAGATGCTCCACAAGTAGAAGGAACAGCAACAGAAGAAAAATCTGAAGAATAAAAAATGAGAATTTTTTAAATTATATAAAAGGGATAAGCGTTTACGCTTATCCCTTTTTTTTTATATTTTTGCAATAAGAAACACAACAACTATCAATGAAATATCAAACACGAAAAAAGGCACTTGTTTTATTAGCAGATGGAACAATTTTTTATGGTAAATCCGTAGGAATAGAAGGAACTTCTACTGGTGAAATCTGTTTTAATACAGGTATGACAGGGTATCAAGAAATTTTTACAGATCCATCTTATTTTGGTCAATTAATGGTTGCAACAAATGCACATATTGGTAATTATGGGGTAAATGATAATGAAGTTGAATCTGATGGAATCAAAATTTCAGGTTTAATTTGTAGAAATTTTAGTTTTACTCATTCTAGAGTAGATTCTAATGGTAATTTAAAAGATTGGTTTACAAAACATAATCTTGTTGCTATTTCTGATGTTGATACTAGAGCATTAGTATCTTATATTAGAGATAATGGTGCAATGAATGCTATTATTTCTACTGATGTAGATAATATTGATGCTTTAAAAAAACAATTAGCTTCTGTACCAAGTATGGAAGGCTTAGAGTTGGCTTCTAAAGTTTCTACAAAAGAACCTTACTATGTTGGTGATGAGAATGCTACTATCAAAATATCTGCCTTAGATATCGGTATAAAAAAGAATATTTTAAGAAACTTAGCCAAAAGAGGTGCTTATATTAAAGTGTTTCCTTACAATGCAAAGTTTGAAGATTTAGCTGCATTTAATCCTGATGGTTATTTTATTTCTAATGGCCCTGGAGATCCAGAACCTTTAATTGAAGCACAAGAAGTAGCTAAAGAAATAATAGAAAGAAATTTACCTTTATTTGGTATCTGTTTAGGTCATCAAGTGATTGCTTTGGCTAACGGAATTTCTACTTATAAAATGTACAACGGTCATAGAGGAATTAATCATCCTGTTAAAAACTTATTGACTGGTAAAGGAGAAATTACTTCTCAAAACCATGGTTTTGCTATCAACAGAGAAGAAACAGAAGCTAATGACAATGTAGAAATTACTCATGTTCATTTAAATGATCATACAGTAGCGGGAATCCGTATGAAAGACAAGAATGTTTTTTCTGTACAATACCACCCAGAAGCTAGCCCTGGACCGCATGATTCTGAGTATTTATTCGATCAATTTATAAAAAATATTAAGGAAGCAAAATCAGTAACAAATTAGTATTTGTTCAATTATTTTAGCTGAAAACGTTTTCGTAAGTAACTCTTTAAAACCACTCTTTTAAGAGTGGTTTTTTGTAAATTAGCGGTATAAATAAAAGACATAAATTAATTAAATAATAAATAATATGAGCATTATAATTAGCGTTCACGCACGTCAAATTTTTGATTCAAGAGGTAACCCAACGGTTGAAGTAGATGTAACTACAGAAAATGGTGTTTTAGGTAGAGCAGCAGTTCCTTCTGGAGCTTCTACAGGAGAGCATGAAGCTGTTGAATTACGTGATGGTGGTAAAGATTACATGGGTAAAGGTGTTTTAAAAGCTGTATCTAACGTAAATAACATTATTGCAGCAGAATTATTAGGTACTTCTGTTTTTGAACAGAATGCTATTGATCAATTAATGATTGATTTAGATGGTACACCAAATAAATCTAAATTAGGAGCCAATGCTATTTTAGGAGTTTCTTTAGCTGCTGCTAAAGCTGCTGCTAATGAGTTAGGAATGCCTTTATACAGATATGTAGGTGGTGTTTCTGCAAATACTTTACCATTACCAATGATGAATATCATTAATGGTGGTTCTCATTCTGATGCTCCAATTGCTTTTCAAGAATTTATGATTATGCCAGTTAAGGCAAAAACATTTACTGAAGCTATGAAAATGGGTTCTGAAATTTTTCATAACTTGAAAAAAGTTTTACACGATAGAAATTTATCTACTGCTGTTGGAGATGAAGGAGGTTTTGCTCCAAACTTACCAGGAGGTACTGAAGATGCTATTGAAACAATTGCATTAGCAGTTAAAAATGCTGGTTACGTTTTTGGTGAAGAAATTAAAATTGCATTAGATTGTGCTGCTGCAGAATTTTATGTTGATGGTAAATATGATTACACTAAGTTTGAAGGTGAAACAGGAAAAATTAGAACAAGTAAAGAACAAGCAGATTATTTAGCTGAATTAACTGGTAAATATCCTATTATTTCTATTGAAGATGGGATGGATGAAAATGACTGGGATGGTACAAAATACCTTACTGAATTAATTGGAGATAAAGTTCAATTAGTTGGTGATGATTTATTTGTTACTAATGTAGAGCGTTTGGCTAAAGGAATTGAGAATGGAATAGCAAATTCTATTTTAATTAAAGTAAACCAAATTGGAAGTTTAACAGAAACTATTGCAGCTGTAAATATGGCTAAAAATGCAGGTTATACTTCAGTAATGTCTCATAGATCTGGTGAAACAGAAGATAATACTATTGCAGATTTAGCAGTAGCATTAAACTGTGGACAAATAAAAACTGGTTCTGCTTCTCGTTCTGATAGAATGGCAAAATACAACCAATTATTACGTATTGAAGAAGAATTAGGTGCAACTGCTTATTTTCCAGGAGAAAATGCTTTTAAACTTTAAGAGTAACTTTTTTAAATAGATTATAACCTCATAAGAAATTATGAGGTTTTTTTTGCATTATTCTTACATAAGTTACCTTTATTTTAAAATTCTTAAAATCTATTAGTGCACCCTTTTAAAATACTATTAAATTTGGTATCTTCGTCAAACTTAACAATACTAAAAAATCATCAGTAAATGTCAGATACAGCTAAATTACAGATTGGAGATAAAACTTATGAGTTTCCACTTGTAAAGGGTACAGAAAATGAAGTAGCCATAGATATTAAAACCTTAAGAGGTGCAACTAATGGAATTATAACTATAGATCCAGGTTATAAGAACACAGGTTCATGTGAAAGTGCTATTACTTTCTTAGATGGAGAAAAAGGTATTTTACGTTATAGAGGCTATTCTATTGAAGAGTTAGCTGAAAAAGCAGATTTTTTAGAAGTATCTTATGCATTAATATTTGGTAATTTACCTACAAAGGCAGAATTAGAAAAATTTCATAATGACATTAGAGATCATTCATTAGTAGATGATGATGTTAGAAAAATATTAGAAGCATTTCCAAAGACAGCACACCCAATGGGAGTATTGTCTTCTTTAACAAGTGCTTTAACTGCATTTAATCCATCTTCAGTTAATATTGAGTCTAGAGAAGATATGTACAACGCTATTGTACGTATTATGGCTAAATTTCCAGTATTAGTAGCTTGGACTATGCGTAAGCAAAAAGGAATGCATTTAAATTATGGACAAAAATCTTTAGGTTATGTAGAGAATTTGATGTTTATGATGTTTAAGCAACCAAATGAAGATTTTGTAATTAATCCTATTGTTAAAGACGCTTTAGACAAATTGTTAATTTTACATGCAGATCATGAGCAAAACTGTTCTACATCTACTGTAAGAATTGTTGGTTCTTCTCATGCTGGTTTATTTGCATCTCTTTCTGCAGGAATTTCTGCACTTTGGGGACCATTACACGGTGGAGCAAACCAAGCTGTATTAGAAATGTTAGAAGGAATTAGAGCTGACGGCGGTGATACTAAGAAGTACATGGCTAAAGCAAAAGATAAAAATGATCCTTTCCGTTTAATGGGATTTGGTCATAGAGTTTATAAAAACTTCGATCCAAGAGCTAAAATTATTAAAGCAGCAGCAGATGATGTTTTAAATGATTTAGGTGTTAAAGATCCTATTTTAGATATTGCAAGAAGTTTAGAGCAAGAAGCTTTAAATGATCCATATTTTGTTGAAAGAAAATTATATCCAAATGTAGATTTCTATTCTGGTATTATTTACAGAGCTATGGGAATCCCTACAGAGATGTTTACAGTAATGTTTGCTTTAGGACGTTTACCAGGTTGGATTGCTCAGTGGAAAGAAATGCGTCTTAATAAAGAACCAATAGGTAGACCACGTCAAATTTATACTGGAGAAAATTACAGACCATTTACAGGTATAGAAAAAAGATAAATTTTATTACATTTACAAAATCAAAGCTTCATATTTTATGAAGCTTTTTTTAATTATTTTATGTATGTTACAATTAAATATTAAAAACGAAACCTCTAGATTAAGAGCTGTAATTTTAGGTACTGCCAAAAGCAATGGAGGAGTACCTAAAGTAGAAAGCTGTTATGATCCTAAAAGTATTGAACACGTTTTAGCGGGAACATACCCTAAAGAATCTGCAATGAACTTAGAGATGGAAGCTGTTGCTGAAATTTTAAAGAAGTATGATGTAGAAGTATTTAGGCCAGATATAATTGAAAATTACAATCAAATATTTTCTAGAGACATTGCTTTTGTTATTGAAGACACTTTTATAGAAGCAAACATTCTTCCAGACAGAGAAAAAGAATATAGAGCAATAGACAAAGTAATATCAAAAATAGACCCTAAAAAAGTGGTTGTCTTACCTAAAGAATGTCATGTAGAAGGTGGTGATGTGATGCCATGGAATGATTATCTTTTTATTGGTACGTATTCTGGTAGTGACTATTCTGATTATATTACAGCCCGAACAAATATGGACGCAGTAATTGCACTACAAGAGCTATTTCCTGAAAAGAAAGTAAAATCTTTTGAGTTAAGAAAATCAAATACCAATGCTAAAGAAAATGCTTTGCATTTAGACTGTTGTTTTCAACCCATAGGAAAAGACAAAGCAATTCTTCACAAAAATGGTTTTTTAATAGAAAGAGAATATCAATGGTTAGTTAATTTCTTTGGAGAGGAAAATATTTTCGAAATTACTAAAGAAGAAATGTATAGTATGAATAGTAATATCTTTTCAATTTCTGAAGAAGTTATTATTTCTGAAAAAAACTTTACAAGATTAAATACTTGGCTTAGAGATAAAGGTTTTACTGTAGAAGAAGTTGCGTATTCTGAAATTGCGAAGCAAGAAGGCTTACTTAGATGCTCTACGTTGCCTTTAATAAGAGATTAAAAGTAGATGTTATAACCGTTTTATAATTGAGTATTAAAACTCAATTATATTTTGATAAAGAAGTTAAAAATGTGAAAAAAAAATAAACCTTTTTAGACATTCTATTAAATAAAAAAACGAGCAAATTGCTCGTTTTTTTATTTAATAGAATATAATTTTCTTTATTACTTTTTCTTAATAGAATTTAAGTATTCTTGAAAACGTTTTCCGTATTCAGAGCTTTTTACTTTATCTGATAAAGAACTATTTACGGTATCTAACATTTTTAAACTAGCATCATACATCTCTGTTAACCCAATATAAGGTGCTACTTCATAGTCTGCATTTGTAAGTGCAAAATTAGTAGTAAATAAAACTCTTCTTTTTGCAAGATTTTTATAGTCTTTTTCTAATTGAGCAATTAACTCCTGGTCATTTGTTTTTTTAGCTTCAAAATCTTTTTTGATAAAGTCTAATCGTTGATCTTGAAATTTACTTTTAATTTTATTATACTTATCTAAAATTTCTTGATTTTTAGATCCGGTTATTTGCGGTGTAAATCCAAATTTGTCAACATTGTCATTAATGGTTATCGTTCCCTCTTCACCAAAAAATAAAATTCTTTTATCCGTAGTATTTCCATCAAAGGTTAAGTAATACAAAACAGGAGACTTTACATCATCTGTTAAAATAAATTGATCACTCCCTATTAAGTTTACAGAATCTACAGAAACTAAAAGAGTGTCTTTCATCTTCTGAAGGTATAAAGTACCTTTTTTAAGACCTTTAATTTGCCCTTTAACAATCATATTACCTTCTTTTTTAGAAGAACATGCTGTAATTAAAATAGATAGGACTAAAAGCGTAATAATTTTCTTCATAAATCTATATTTTTCGTCTGCAAATATGCTGATTTTTATTTAAAGTGTTGCTGATAATTCCATTAAAATAGTACATAAAATGGCACCAATTGTTCCTATGGCGTATCCAAAAACAGCTAATAAAACACCTACAGTAGCTAAAGATGGATGAAACGCTTGTGCTACAATTGGGGCAGAAGCTGCACCACCAACATTTGCTTGACTACCAAGTGCTAAAAAGAAATAAGGTGCTTTTATTAATTTGGCAACTACAATTAATAAACCAGCATGAATAGACATCCAAACAAGACCAATAGCAATTAAGCCAACATTGTCAAAAATCATTGCTAAATCCATTTTCATACCAATGGTAGCAACCAAAATGTAAATAAATACACTTCCAATTTTACTAGCGCCCGCACCTTCGTAATTTTTTGCTTTTGTAAAAGATAAGATAACTGCAATAACTGTAGAAATACTAATCAACCAAAAGAAACTAGAACCTAAGAAAGTAAAGATGTTTCTCCAAGTTTCAGAAGCAATACTTGCTACTAAGTTACTGAAAAAAGCACTTAAGTATTCTGCTGTAAAATGCCCAAAACCAACGGTACCAAAAGCAATTGCAAGAATTATCATAAAGTCTGTTACAGAAGGATTCCTTTTTACTTTCTTAGCAAATAAAGATACTTTTTCTTTTAAATCTTCTATGGCAGAAGTATCTGCACCTAACCATTTGTCTATTTTATCTTTTTTACCAATACCTATTAATAGAATCGCCATCCAAACATTTGCTACTACAATATCAACAAACACCATTCCTCCATATTTGGCAGGGTTGTATTTATAAATTTCTAACATGGCAGTTTGGTTTGCACCACCACCAATCCAACTTCCTGCAAGTGTAGATAAACCACGCCAAACAGCATCAAAATCTGATCCACCAACAGTTTCTGGAGAGAAAATTGAGATGAGTAAAATAGCTAAAGGCCCACCAATAATAATACCTACAGTTCCCGTAAAAAACATAATTAATGCTTTAGAACCTAAGTTAAAAATAGCTTTTAAATCGATGCTTAGTGTCATTAAAACTAGGGCAGCTGGTAATAAAAATCGACTAGAAATATAATACAATTGAGATTTTCCTTTTACAACTTCTCCTGCTGCACTTAAGGTTTCCCATTCTGGGGATATTATTCCGACTGTTGTAAAAATAGCGGGAATAAAATATGCCATAAATAAACCTGGTACAATTTTATAAAATTTATGCCAAAAGCCACTTGTTTTATTTTCTGTATAAAAAACGAAACCGAGTGATAACATTAAGATTCCAAAAACGATTGCATCATTTGTAAAAGTTGGTGCGGTCATACTTATATTGTTTTATTTGTAAAGTCTGTATTTAATATAATCCCTAATTGTAATCTATGAAGATCACTATTTGAAAATTTTGTGTAAAAGTAACCTAATTTTAGTTTTAGGCTCTCATTAATTTTTTTAAGAATGCCAGCACCTGTTCTATTTTGGCTGTATGCTTTAGAAGCAAATTTTATAAAAAGTTCGCTAAACGTGTAAGCTTCTAAATTGTTAGAAATTGGGTGTTTTAAAAATAAGCCATAACGTATTCTATGTGCTACTTCGTTAGTCGCGTTTTTTCTTTTAAATCTTTGTGCTAAACGGACGCGATGTTTTACTTGAATAGTACTCCAATGATCTTTAATGTTTAAATCTTGATAAAACCGATATTCATGCAAATCAGCAGCATCTTTTTCGTAACTTGTATCTGTTATAGAATAGACGCTACCGCCTGTAACATTAATCTTGTTATTAAAGGCATAATTAATACCTAATCTATAAATTTCTTGTTGATATTCATTTGCCAATTCATAATATCTAAAATGGGCACTTGTTGTAAGTTTTATTTTTTTAGAAAGCTTATGAGACCCATTGTACATATACCAAGTTCCTAATTTACTTTCTGCAGAAGATTGTGCATGTAGTTTAAAGTAAAAGAGCAGTAATAAAATAATTAGTATTTTGTTATTCATAAATTAATTAGATCAAAAAAATTATATTTTAATTGATTTTTATCAAGTAGGCAATATACAAAATACTAAACGCTCAATAAAAATTGAGCGTCTATTTTTAATCTTTATATCGTTTTTAATTTCTTGAAAAAGTAATTCTAATGTTTGTTTTAAAAGTTATTAAATATAGGTGTTAATTTACTCTTCTTTTTTAGTAGGTTCTCTTTTTGCATTTTTAAGAGCTTGCATAAGCATCCATTCTATTTGTCCGTTTGTAGAACGAAATTCATCTGCAGCCCATTTTTCAATAGCTTTTATCATGTCTTCATTAACTCGCAACGCGAATGCTTTTTTCTTTGCCATGTTACTTTTTTATAAATAAACTGATGGTTTTAATTAGTTTATCTGAGATTTGGTATTCCGGAGAATAATAAGATTTTAAATTGTTTTCCTCTTCTTGGATGTCTTTTAAAACATGATTCATGTTTTCTATAATCACCAATTTAGAGTTTGGGTTTGCGGAATGTAGTAATTTTGCGTCTTCAACTGTTACCTGAAGATCTTTATCTCCATTAATAATTAAAATAGGAATCTGTAGTTTTTTAATTTCTGATTCAGGATTTAATTGCATCCAAGAATATAAAAAAGGTTGATTTGGTTTGCCAAATATGCTCATTAAAAACGGATGTACGGTTTCAATTTTACCTTTTACTCTTAAAGTGTCAAACTGTTTTCGGGCTGCAATACCTAAAGGGGCATTGTTCTTTGTAATTTGTTTTATAATCGTTTCATCAATTTGTTCTCCTGTGCCAGCAATAGAAATGTATTTGTCAACATTTTTAGCAGCCATCATTGCAATTAATGAACCTTGACTATGGCCAATTAAAATAATTTTAGAAAAGCGGGTGTCATTTTTAAAATGAGCGATTACTTTTTCTGCATCCACAGTAAAATCGGTAATCTTTGTGTTTGCTAATAACTTGCTGTTATTCTTATTAGCCGTTCTTTTATCATAACTAAAGAAAGCTATATTTTCTTTATTGATGGAGTCTCTAAATTGTTTAATATAGTTTGCTTGTACGTTTTGTGCAGACTGATTTCCGTTTCTCTCAATAGGACCAGAGCCATGAACCCAAATGATTAAAGGCGTATTTTCTTTGGTAAATGTTAAGGTTCCTGGAAGTTCTATTTCTCCATTTTTTATTAAAATTTCTTCGGATTTAACTTGTGCAAAAGAAATTGATATTCCAAAAATTGAGATTATAATATAAGTGATACATCGAATCATATTAATTTTTTTTAATAATATAAGTTTCTAAGATACGCATAGCTTCTTCCTTTTTTTGCGTACCAATTAATAATTTCTTACCATTTTTAAATATAAGCTGAATGCCAATATCACCAGAAACATTTATTGCCTTCTCTTTTCCTTTATTAAAAAAAAAGCCACCTCTTAATCCCCAACCTCCAAACTCACTTATAGGATAATAAGTTCTTACATACGCTTTAGAAATTGTATTCCAAGGAATTGTTTTTACTTTAAGATGCAAAGGAAAAAACTGGTAATGAATTCCCTTTTCATCAATTCTTGTTGTAAGCTTAAATAAAAAAATCAATGAAATTGATAATAAAAAAATTCCGATAGTAATTAAAAATTCTTGTGTTGATAAAGTAGATCCCTTTTTAAAGTATTTTTTTATCATCATTGCTGTAGGTAAAATAGAAGCAACAATTAATATTAAAATCAACCAAGTTTGTCTAAAACGTTGTTCTTCTTTAAATATTTTCATTTTAGCGATTTTTGTTACGTTCAAAAATTACAGAGTTCCAACCTTGAGGCACTTCTTTATAAACCCAACCTTCTCTAGCATATTGATTTAATAAGTCTTCAAAATTTTGAACACGATTTCTAAGACCTAGTTTTAATTGTACTATTTTATATTCTTTCATGTTTATTCTTTTTTGTTTTAGAGTTACAAAGGTTTAAAGTGAATAAAGTTGTGGAGTTGTCATTTTTTTTAGCTCCACTAAACACTAATTAATGACTCAACGTACCCGCATTAACAATAGGAGAGGCTTCTTTATCGCCACATAAAATAACCAATAAATTACTTACCATTGCAGCTTTTCGTTCATCATCTAGCTCTACAATTTGTTTTCTACTTAATTCGTTTAAAGCCATTTCTACCATTTCCACAGCACCTTGTACAATTTTATGTCTTGCAGCTACAATTGCAGTTGCTTGTTGTCTTTTTAACATGGCAGAAGCAATTTCTTGCGCATACGCTAAGTAACCAATTCTTGCTTCTAAAACTTCTATACCTGCAATAGACAAGCGCTCGTCTATTTCTTTTTCTAAAGCTTCAGACACTTCGTTTACACTAGAGCGTAAGGTTATATCTTCATCATGACCTTCATCTGCAAAATTATCATACGGATACATACTAGCCAACTTTCTTACAGCTGCATCTGTTTGTACACGTACAAAGTTCTCATAATTATCTACATCAAAAGCTGCCTTGTAAGTGTCTGTTACTCTCCAAACCAAAATTGTAGAAATCATGATCGGATTTCCTAATTTGTCATTTACTTTTAAACGTTCAGAATCGAAATTACTAGCTCTTAAAGAAATTGTTTTTTTCTTATAGAGTGGGTTTGCCCAATACAAACCATTAGATTTAATGGTTCCTACATATTTACCAAATAATAAAATTACTTTAGACGTGTTTGGGTTTACAAGAATAAATCCGAAGAAACCAATAAAGCCAATTAAACTAACAATTGCATATACAATTGTTTCTTCCATGGCAGAGAATACAATTCCGCCAATAAATAATAATATTACTATTAATAACATTAAATAACCGTTTGCTGGTTTAATAATTTTTTCTGTTTTCATATAGATTCGTTTAAAGTGATATTAAAATGATATCGTAAAGATATACTATTATTTTTGAGATTTACAAATTTGGTGAAGATTATTTTTATAAATTTGTTGAAACATAATTTTAAAAGCACAAGATGAAGATTAAATTACTTTTTATACTATCGCTATTTTTATTCTCAAGTTATACAAAAGAAGAAACTGTATTTTGGGGGCCAACAGGACACAGAACTACTGGTAAAATAGCAGAATATCATTTAACAAACAAAGCAAAAAGAAAAATTGATAAATTGTTAAAGGGACAAAGTTTAGCTTTTGTATCCACCTTTGGTGATGAAATAAAATCTGATAAAAAGTACAATGAATTTTATTCATGGCATTATGTAAATATGGGCTTGGATGAAAAATATGCAGATGCAGAAAAAAATCCGGCAGGAGATATGGTTACTGGTATACAAAAATGTGTGCAAGTTTTAAAGGATGATAATAGTAGTGAAGAAGATAAAGTTTTCTATTTAAAAATGTTAGTACATTTAGTAGGAGATTTACACCAACCAATGCATGTTGGCCAAAGAGAAGATAAAGGAGGGAATACCATACAAGTTCAGTGGTTTGGTAAAGGTGCAAATTTACATTCAGTTTGGGATTCTAAAATAATTGAAGAGTGGAATATGAGTTATATTGAGTTGGCTGAAAATGCAAAAGATTTATCAAAAGCAGAAATTAAAGCCATCGAAAATGGAACTGTTGTAGATTGGGTAGATGAAGTTCATGAAGTTACAAAAGAAGTTTATAAATCTGTTAAAGTTGGAGAAAATTTAAAATACAGATATTCTTACGATCATTTAGAAACCGTAAGAACTCAATTACAAAAAGGGGGAATTCGTTTGGCAAAAATTTTAAACGAAATTTTCTAGTTAAAAAATCAACACTTATAAGAATAGCCTCATAAATTTACTTTTATGAGGCTATTTTTTGTTAAGGATTAGTTAATTGTTTTTTAGTAAGATATCTTCTTTGTAATTTTATAAAATGCTAAAAAAAAGTTTTTATACTTTATTGTTTTTCTCCCTTTTAATCTCTTGTAAAAAAGGAGAAGTAAAAGAGCTATCACAAAAAGTTACTTCTGTAAAGTCTTATACATATAACGAGTTGAAGCCTTTGTTAGAGAGAAATGATGGTAAAACGTATGTGGTTAATTTTTGGGCAACTTGGTGTGCTCCTTGTATTAAAGAATTACCCGCATTTGAAAAATTAAACGAAGAATATGCTGCTAAAAATGTAGAAGTTATTTTGGTAAGTTTAGATTTTCCGAAACAAGTAGATAAAAGATTAATTCCTTTTATCAATAAAAATAATTTGCACTCTAAAGTAGTTTTATTAAATGATGTGAATGAAGATGTTTGGATAAAAGCAATCGATTCTACTTGGTCTGGAGCATTACCTGCTACTTTAATTTACAATGCAAAGGGTAGAAAATTTTATGAGCAATCTTTCGATTATGAAAAACTAGAGTCTGAATTAAAAACTATTTTATAAACTAATAAAGGAACGATATGAAATATACAAAATCAATTTTAATATTATTTGTAGTTTTAGTAGCAAGTGCCTTTACTGTAAAAACGACAGCAGGTTACCAAGTAGGAGATACAATAGAAGACTTTAAATTAATAAATATTGATGATAAGATGGTTTCTTTGTCAGATTATTCTGATGCAAAGGGCTTTATTCTCATTTTTACGTGTAATACATGTCCGTACTCGGTAGCTAATGAGGATAGAATAATTGACTTAGATGCAAAATATAAGAAATTAGGATATCCGGTAATTGCAATTAATCCTAATGATCCAAAAGCATCTAAAGGAGATAGTTTAGAGGATATGAAGGTTAGGGCTAAAGAAAAAGGATTTACGTTTCCTTATTTGTTAGATCAAGAACAAAAAGTGTATCCCAAATTTGGGGCAACAAAAACACCACATGTATTTGTTGTTGGTAAACCAAGTATGAAAGTTGAATATATTGGGCAATAGACAATAACTCTAGAGACGCAGATGCTGTAACAGAAAAATATGTAGAAGACGTTGTAGATGCTTTATTGTCTGGTAAAAAACCAACTAAAACAAACACAAGAGCAATTGGTTGTTCTATAAAAGTATTATAAGAAAAATGATTTAGAAGATTAATTGAACTTTTTCCTCTATTTACTAAAAATCCCAAGTTTTCACTTGGGGTTTTTTTATGATGTATTTAAAAAACTAAACTAGTTGTTAATACCAGCGTTTTTTATTCTTTTTAGAAGCTTCAGATTTTCTTCCTTTATTGTGTTTGCTAACCGTATTTGGTTGCTTTTTTCTGTGTTTTGGAGGTGCAATTGGGTAAGGGTGTTCTGCAATTACTTTAATAGGCTTTTCTATTAATTTTTCTATTAATTTAATATAAGCATTTTCATCTGGAGAGCAGAAAGAAAAAGCAATTCCAGATTTTCCTGCTCTACCAGTTCTACCAATTCTATGAATATAGGTTTCTGGTATGTTAGGAATATCAAAATTAATAATGGCATCTACATTTGTAATGTCAATTCCACGTGCAGCAACATCAGTTGCAATTAATATATTTGCTTTTTTATCTTTAAAATCTTCAATAGCTTTGTTACGTATTGCTTG
Proteins encoded in this region:
- a CDS encoding S1/P1 nuclease, which translates into the protein MKIKLLFILSLFLFSSYTKEETVFWGPTGHRTTGKIAEYHLTNKAKRKIDKLLKGQSLAFVSTFGDEIKSDKKYNEFYSWHYVNMGLDEKYADAEKNPAGDMVTGIQKCVQVLKDDNSSEEDKVFYLKMLVHLVGDLHQPMHVGQREDKGGNTIQVQWFGKGANLHSVWDSKIIEEWNMSYIELAENAKDLSKAEIKAIENGTVVDWVDEVHEVTKEVYKSVKVGENLKYRYSYDHLETVRTQLQKGGIRLAKILNEIF
- a CDS encoding TlpA disulfide reductase family protein, which codes for MLKKSFYTLLFFSLLISCKKGEVKELSQKVTSVKSYTYNELKPLLERNDGKTYVVNFWATWCAPCIKELPAFEKLNEEYAAKNVEVILVSLDFPKQVDKRLIPFINKNNLHSKVVLLNDVNEDVWIKAIDSTWSGALPATLIYNAKGRKFYEQSFDYEKLESELKTIL